The following are from one region of the Salmo salar chromosome ssa27, Ssal_v3.1, whole genome shotgun sequence genome:
- the LOC106589027 gene encoding cyclin-dependent kinase 5 activator 1 encodes MGAVLSLSPASRKNSYYDTRPGSLNHYPRLSSRSLNTQKDHTGGLKRGQSIFLPALTWKRLVATTKKRGGSKKCSGGPGLLGDPLNNNNIYQKDPVLHLNQENVKKSLSCANLSSYNRPAGLGLGIGFGQGHCGYEMGIKPQQLPSVKKVPHQGMGASSPKRVIIQASTSELLRCLGEFLCGRCYRLKHLSPADPVLWVRAVDRSLLLQGWQDQAFVTPANVVFVYMLCRNVVDGDLVSSEHELQATLLTCLYLSYSYMGNEISYPLKPFLVEAGKEAFWDRCLAIIDATSTKMLRINADPHFFTHVFAELKSEGGCGPQDYSRVLDR; translated from the coding sequence ATGGGTGCAGTACTGTCACTGTCCCCTGCATCCAGGAAGAACAGCTACTACGACACGCGCCCCGGTTCGCTCAACCACTACCCGAGGCTGAGCAGCCGATCGCTCAACACTCAGAAAGACCACACCGGCGGCCTGAAACGAGGCCAGTCAATCTTCCTCCCGGCGCTCACCTGGAAACGCCTGGTTGCCACCACCAAGAAACGAGGGGGTTCTAAGAAATGTTCTGGGGGTCCTGGGTTGCTCGGAGAccccctcaacaacaacaacatttacCAGAAGGACCCGGTGTTGCATCTCAACCAGGAGAATGTCAAGAAGTCTCTATCCTGTGCCAACCTCTCCAGCTACAACAGGCCAGCGGGACTAGGCCTGGGGATAGGCTTTGGCCAGGGGCACTGCGGCTATGAGATGGGCATTAAGCCCCAGCAGCTACCCTCCGTCAAAAAAGTGCCCCATCAAGGAATGGGCGCTTCGTCCCCCAAGCGCGTCATCATCCAGGCGTCCACTAGTGAACTCCTCCGCTGCTTGGGTGAGTTCCTGTGTGGCCGCTGCTATCGGCTGAAACACCTCTCACCGGCGGACCCAGTGCTGTGGGTGCGGGCGGTGGACCGGTCTCTACTCCTCCAGGGCTGGCAGGATCAGGCCTTCGTGACGCCAGCCAACGTCGTGTTTGTCTACATGCTGTGTCGAAATGTGGTGGATGGGGACCTGGTGTCGTCGGAGCACGAGCTTCAGGCCACTCTGCTCACCTGCCTCTACCTGTCCTACTCCTACATGGGCAATGAGATCTCCTACCCACTGAAGCCTTTCCTGGTGGAGGCTGGCAAAGAGGCGTTTTGGGACCGATGCCTTGCCATCATCGACGCCACCAGCACCAAGATGCTACGCATCAACGCCGATCCCCACTTCTTCACCCACGTGTTTGCCGAGCTTAAGAGTGAGGGGGGCTGCGGCCCACAGGACTACAGCCGAGTGCTGGACcggtga